Proteins encoded together in one Candidatus Sulfotelmatobacter sp. window:
- the murF gene encoding UDP-N-acetylmuramoyl-tripeptide--D-alanyl-D-alanine ligase: MKLTLAKIAEFISACGEFPREEVAQGYSIDSRTIERGELFFAVKGERLDGHDYVVAALEKGAAAVVRKDQLNRYSDQSRLLAVDDTLAALQDLAGAVRQLWGKPLVGVTGSAGKTTTKEAIAHVLSARFRVLKSEGNFNNHFGLPLMLLKLEPGHDIAVIEMGMSHAGEIRALAKIARPEIGVVTNVAPVHLEFFDSIGGIARAKYELIESLPVTGIAVLNADDEYVSQFGRDFKGKIITYGMRAIANIRAENVQTRGDGGSDFDVVTAAGREHAHLPLVGEHNILNVLAAVAVGVARGLTPSEAVASLASLTPPDKRGQVLQFGNITVINDCYNSNPKALHAMVDALAAMKAGRRIVVAGEMLELGSSAEELHRAAGQHIAGKKIDVLIGVRGLAQSMVETARQAGAKAEFVTTPEEAGEWLACETRSADVVLLKASRGVKLEKALDAWKKLKD; encoded by the coding sequence ATGAAGCTGACGCTCGCGAAAATCGCGGAATTCATTTCTGCCTGCGGTGAGTTTCCGCGGGAAGAAGTGGCGCAGGGCTATTCCATAGATTCGCGCACGATCGAGCGCGGTGAACTGTTCTTCGCGGTCAAGGGAGAACGCCTCGACGGCCACGACTATGTGGTCGCGGCTCTGGAAAAAGGTGCGGCGGCGGTCGTTCGTAAAGATCAACTGAATCGTTACTCGGACCAAAGCCGGCTCCTGGCGGTGGACGATACGCTCGCCGCGCTCCAAGACCTGGCCGGCGCAGTGCGCCAGCTTTGGGGCAAGCCTCTGGTGGGCGTTACCGGTTCGGCAGGAAAGACGACGACCAAAGAAGCGATTGCGCATGTTCTGAGCGCACGCTTCCGCGTGCTCAAGTCCGAGGGCAACTTTAACAATCATTTCGGCCTGCCGCTGATGCTCTTGAAACTGGAGCCGGGGCACGACATTGCTGTGATCGAGATGGGCATGTCACACGCCGGCGAAATTCGCGCCTTGGCTAAGATCGCGCGACCGGAGATCGGGGTGGTCACCAATGTCGCTCCGGTGCATCTGGAGTTTTTCGATTCGATCGGCGGAATCGCGCGGGCCAAGTATGAATTGATCGAGTCGCTCCCGGTCACTGGCATCGCTGTCCTCAATGCCGACGATGAATATGTCTCGCAGTTCGGGCGCGATTTCAAGGGCAAAATAATTACCTACGGCATGCGAGCCATCGCCAACATCCGCGCCGAGAATGTGCAGACGCGAGGCGACGGCGGTTCCGACTTTGACGTCGTGACGGCCGCTGGGCGCGAGCATGCCCATCTGCCCTTGGTCGGGGAACACAACATTCTGAATGTGCTGGCGGCGGTGGCCGTGGGAGTGGCTCGAGGATTGACGCCATCCGAAGCGGTTGCCTCGCTCGCGAGTCTCACCCCGCCCGACAAGCGTGGGCAGGTTCTCCAATTCGGCAACATCACGGTCATTAACGATTGCTACAATTCCAATCCGAAGGCGCTGCATGCCATGGTCGATGCGCTGGCCGCAATGAAAGCAGGTCGTCGCATTGTTGTTGCAGGAGAGATGCTGGAACTTGGTTCGTCGGCTGAGGAACTGCACCGCGCCGCCGGACAGCATATCGCCGGGAAAAAGATCGACGTTCTTATTGGCGTGCGCGGACTCGCCCAGTCGATGGTCGAGACCGCGCGGCAAGCAGGTGCGAAGGCCGAATTCGTGACGACGCCCGAAGAAGCTGGCGAATGGCTGGCCTGCGAAACGCGTTCGGCCGACGTGGTGCTGCTCAAGGCTTCGCGCGGGGTGAAGCTTGAGAAGGCGTTGGACGCATGGAAGAAATTGAAAGATTGA
- a CDS encoding UDP-N-acetylmuramoyl-L-alanyl-D-glutamate--2,6-diaminopimelate ligase, which yields MTFQQLLDGAEVLSQSGDPSVNGVEYDSRRVKAGCVFVAMHGESSDGNRFIDQAIRAGAVAVVTDSADEKQREGVAWAVVPHGRRALARLSANFYKRPGERIAVTGITGTNGKSTTAFLIESIFTAAGRKSALIGTIEYHVAGNIYPAPHTTPEALELTRLFNQALGLGATDAVMEVSSHALAQERVFGVPFDVAVFTNLTRDHLDYHKTMDEYFAAKRVLFEGCSTDPPRAVVTNLDDEYGAKLARFSRKRSAVVLSYGWTQGDFHAENVDISPRGTRFDMATPQDKIPIFSPLIGRVNVYNILAAAAACFARGCNPQAIARGIESLTHVPGRFERVDCGQAFTVVVDYAHTDDALRNLTALAREFVQRDGGHARVVTVFGCGGDRDRAKRPLMGEAAGRGSDFVVLTSDNPRSEDACAIINDAIVGLQRTGVKYSVEPDRRKAIALAIAEARPGDIVLLAGKGHEKIQVTREGALPFDDVEVSRAALRSAGFECEEVSGGKRA from the coding sequence ATGACCTTCCAACAGTTGCTGGATGGCGCGGAGGTTCTCTCGCAAAGCGGAGACCCAAGCGTTAATGGTGTGGAATATGATTCGCGCCGGGTCAAGGCAGGTTGCGTATTCGTGGCCATGCACGGGGAGAGCTCCGACGGAAATCGTTTCATCGATCAGGCGATTCGGGCGGGCGCAGTCGCAGTGGTCACCGACTCGGCCGATGAAAAGCAGCGTGAGGGAGTTGCATGGGCGGTGGTGCCCCACGGCCGGCGGGCTCTGGCGCGGCTGAGCGCGAATTTTTATAAGCGTCCCGGCGAGCGGATTGCGGTTACGGGGATCACCGGGACGAACGGCAAGAGCACGACCGCATTTCTGATCGAGTCAATCTTTACAGCGGCGGGACGTAAGAGCGCCTTAATCGGGACGATTGAATATCACGTTGCGGGCAACATCTATCCCGCGCCCCACACTACGCCGGAAGCTCTCGAACTGACGCGCCTTTTCAACCAGGCGCTGGGTCTGGGGGCGACGGACGCGGTCATGGAAGTGTCGTCGCATGCGCTGGCGCAGGAACGTGTATTCGGCGTGCCGTTCGACGTGGCCGTATTCACCAACCTGACGCGCGATCATCTCGATTATCACAAGACGATGGACGAATATTTCGCGGCCAAGCGTGTGCTCTTCGAAGGCTGCAGTACCGATCCGCCGCGCGCGGTGGTGACGAATCTTGACGACGAATATGGAGCGAAGCTGGCCAGGTTCAGCCGCAAACGCAGCGCTGTCGTGCTGTCCTACGGCTGGACGCAAGGAGACTTTCACGCTGAGAACGTGGACATTAGTCCGCGCGGCACGCGCTTCGACATGGCCACGCCGCAGGATAAAATTCCGATTTTCTCTCCGCTGATCGGGCGGGTGAATGTGTACAACATTCTGGCTGCGGCGGCGGCCTGCTTCGCGCGCGGCTGCAATCCGCAGGCGATCGCGCGCGGAATCGAATCGCTCACGCACGTGCCTGGGAGATTCGAACGCGTCGATTGTGGGCAAGCCTTCACTGTGGTCGTCGATTACGCGCACACCGACGACGCGTTGCGCAATCTTACGGCGTTGGCCCGCGAGTTTGTGCAGCGCGATGGAGGCCACGCCAGAGTCGTGACCGTATTCGGTTGCGGCGGCGATCGCGATCGCGCCAAGCGTCCGCTGATGGGCGAGGCCGCCGGGCGCGGCAGCGATTTTGTCGTGCTCACTTCCGACAATCCCCGCAGCGAGGATGCGTGCGCCATCATAAACGACGCCATTGTCGGCCTCCAGAGGACCGGGGTGAAATACAGCGTTGAGCCGGATCGGCGTAAGGCGATTGCGCTGGCCATCGCAGAGGCGCGCCCTGGCGACATTGTGTTGCTGGCCGGAAAAGGACACGAAAAGATTCAGGTCACCCGCGAAGGCGCCCTGCCGTTTGACGACGTAGAAGTGTCTCGTGCGGCTCTGCGTTCGGCGGGATTCGAATGCGAAGAAGTGAGCGGCGGAAAGCGGGCATGA
- the pckA gene encoding phosphoenolpyruvate carboxykinase (ATP), which translates to MATTMHVSDVAELLSEGRTHFNLSPALLVEHSIRRNEAKLAANGALVGYTNRTGRSPKDKFIIKDETTANSIAWGAVNQPIDAEKFDALYERVMEHLRGRELFVQDLFCGADPAYRLPVRIVNEYAWHNLFVRQLFLRPTAAELKHHRAEFTVIAAPEFKADPRRDGVNSEVFVLLNFTRRTVLIGGTSYAGEMKKSIFSIMNFLLPQRNVFPMHCSANVGHNGVSALFFGLSGTGKTTLSADPSRDLIGDDEHGWSANGVFNFEGGCYAKCIKLSKKNEPQIWNALRFGCVLENVTLDPHTRIPDYNDDSKTENTRAAYPVDFIENAVIPGIGGHPKNVVFLTADAFGVLPPISKLTPEQAMYHFLSGYTAKVAGTEAGVKEPSATFSTCFGSPFMPLPPKIYAEMLGRRLREHNAQCWLVNTGWQGGPYGVGKRMDIPYTRAMVDAAVEGELIKQEFEIEPTFGFNIPKHCHGVPANVLNPRHAWPDKAAYDKAAEELRNRFARNFENFDPPPEVKAAGPRAQH; encoded by the coding sequence ATGGCTACCACGATGCACGTCAGCGACGTAGCCGAGTTGCTGAGCGAAGGCCGGACGCACTTCAATCTTTCTCCGGCATTGTTGGTGGAGCACTCCATCCGGCGTAATGAGGCGAAGTTGGCCGCCAACGGCGCACTTGTCGGATATACGAATCGCACCGGCCGGTCGCCTAAAGACAAATTCATCATCAAGGATGAAACCACCGCGAACTCGATCGCCTGGGGAGCCGTAAACCAGCCGATTGATGCGGAGAAATTTGACGCTCTCTATGAGCGCGTGATGGAGCACCTGCGCGGGCGCGAGCTTTTCGTGCAGGATCTTTTCTGCGGCGCCGATCCCGCCTATCGCCTGCCAGTTCGCATCGTGAACGAATACGCGTGGCACAATTTATTCGTACGGCAATTATTCCTGCGTCCCACGGCGGCAGAACTCAAACATCATCGTGCCGAATTCACCGTGATCGCGGCGCCCGAGTTCAAAGCCGATCCCCGGCGCGACGGCGTGAACTCCGAAGTTTTCGTGCTGCTGAACTTCACCCGCCGCACGGTGCTGATCGGCGGAACGTCTTACGCCGGCGAAATGAAGAAGTCGATCTTCAGCATCATGAATTTTCTGCTGCCCCAGCGCAATGTTTTCCCCATGCACTGCTCCGCCAACGTCGGGCACAACGGAGTGAGCGCCCTGTTCTTCGGCCTGTCGGGCACCGGCAAGACTACGCTCTCGGCCGATCCCTCGCGCGACCTGATCGGCGACGATGAACATGGCTGGAGCGCCAACGGCGTCTTCAACTTCGAGGGCGGATGTTACGCCAAGTGCATCAAGCTCTCGAAGAAGAACGAGCCGCAAATCTGGAACGCGCTGCGCTTCGGATGCGTCCTCGAAAACGTCACTCTCGACCCGCACACGCGCATTCCCGACTACAACGATGACTCGAAGACCGAGAATACTCGCGCCGCGTATCCCGTAGATTTCATCGAAAACGCCGTGATTCCGGGCATTGGCGGGCATCCGAAGAATGTCGTATTCCTCACCGCCGACGCCTTCGGCGTGCTGCCGCCGATTTCGAAGCTCACGCCCGAGCAGGCCATGTATCACTTCCTTTCGGGATACACGGCCAAAGTTGCCGGAACCGAAGCGGGCGTGAAAGAGCCGTCCGCAACCTTCTCGACCTGCTTCGGCTCGCCCTTCATGCCACTGCCTCCGAAAATTTATGCCGAGATGCTGGGTCGCCGCCTGCGCGAACATAATGCGCAATGCTGGCTGGTCAACACCGGCTGGCAAGGCGGACCCTACGGCGTCGGCAAGCGCATGGATATTCCTTACACCCGCGCCATGGTCGACGCCGCCGTCGAGGGCGAGCTGATCAAGCAGGAGTTTGAGATTGAGCCAACATTCGGATTCAACATTCCGAAGCATTGTCACGGCGTGCCCGCAAATGTCTTGAACCCGCGCCATGCCTGGCCCGACAAAGCCGCCTATGACAAAGCCGCCGAAGAGCTGCGCAACCGCTTCGCCAGGAACTTCGAAAATTTCGATCCTCCGCCGGAAGTGAAGGCGGCCGGACCGCGGGCGCAGCACTAG
- a CDS encoding adenine phosphoribosyltransferase, with product MNADQLKHLIREIPDFPKKGILFYDITTLLKDKTGFATLIDKLAEHYISQDVDLVLGMEARGFIFAPALAYRLNAGFVPVRKPGKLPAACVKYDYALEYGTNSLEIHKDAIQKGQRVLIVDDLLATGGTAEATAKLASSLGAEIAGLGFVVELKFLNGRDRLKEYEVMSLLRYDK from the coding sequence ATGAATGCCGACCAATTGAAACATCTCATCCGCGAGATTCCCGATTTTCCGAAGAAGGGGATTCTCTTTTACGACATCACCACGCTGCTCAAGGATAAGACCGGCTTCGCGACGCTCATCGACAAACTGGCGGAGCATTATATTTCGCAGGATGTCGATCTGGTGCTGGGCATGGAAGCGCGCGGATTTATTTTTGCGCCGGCGCTGGCCTATCGCCTGAACGCGGGCTTCGTTCCCGTGCGCAAGCCGGGCAAGCTTCCGGCGGCATGCGTGAAATACGATTACGCGCTCGAATACGGGACGAATTCTTTGGAGATTCACAAGGACGCGATTCAGAAAGGGCAACGGGTGCTGATCGTCGACGATCTGCTGGCCACTGGCGGGACCGCGGAGGCGACCGCGAAACTCGCCTCCTCACTCGGTGCCGAGATCGCCGGCCTGGGATTTGTGGTGGAACTGAAATTCCTGAACGGCCGTGACCGGCTGAAAGAGTATGAAGTGATGTCGCTGCTGCGCTACGACAAATAG